The sequence below is a genomic window from Gammaproteobacteria bacterium.
CGGTGGTGATAACAAGAGTGAATTGTCCCCCGTTGCCAGGGTTGATGGTAGTATCGTTGAGGTCAGGGATCTGTTCTTTAATGTCCCGGCAAGGCGCAAATTTCTGCGTGCGGATAATACTGAATTCAAACATCTGGAAGGTGTCATGCGACGTATGGCATTGAGTCGTTTTGATGTTGAATTTCAGTTGCGCCACAATCAAAAGGTGATCTGGCGTTTACCACGGGCAATGGATCAGCGGCAGGCACAAGCGCGGATTGCTACACTTTGTGGTAAGCCCTTTATCGAACATGCGATTACTATTGAGCAGGAAGCGGCAGGATTAAAACTGTCGGGCTGGATTGCCCTGCCGGAGTTCTCGCGTAGTCAGCAGGATCTACAATTTTTCTTTGTTAATGGACGCATGGTGCGTGACAAGTTGATTGTGCATGCGATTCGGCAGGCCTATCGGGATGTGCTTTATCATGGCCGTCATTCCGCCTTTGTTTTGTTTTTACAACTCGATCCGTCGACGGTGGATGTGAATGTTCACCCTGCCAAGTCTGAGGTGCGCTTTCGTGAATCACGCATGGTGCATGATTTCCTGTTTTCCAGTCTGCATCGAGCGTTGGCACAGGTGCGTCCGGGTGAGGTGAAGGTCGCGGAAACACAAGGAGAATCATCTCAATACAGCGCATCACCGGCTTCCGCTAATACCAACAGCTGGTCTGCAAACCAGCAACGGAATATGCCATTAAGAGATGTGGCGGGTGTGATGGATTCCTATGCCGGTTTGTACGCCCTGGAGAAGGATACCCAGACTGCTATGCCAATGGTTTCTGATGAGGATCAGGATGCACCACTGGGTTATGCGATTGCTCAGTTACATGGGGTGTTTATTCTGGCGCAAAATAGCCAGGGGCTGGTGGTGGTTGATATGCATGCCGCCCATGAGCGGATTACCTATGAGGGTATGAAACAGGCCTGGGGCGGAAGCGGTTTGGTGGCGCAGCCCTTGTTGGTGCCGGTGAGCATGAATGTCAGTACCCGCGAGGCCGATCTGGTCGAGGCGCATGCTGAGGTGTTTAATCAGTTGGGTCTGGAAGTGGATCGAATGGCACCGGATGCCTTGTTGGTGCGCCGTGTGCCGGTATTGTTGCAGGGTGCCGATGCGCAACAATTGGTGATGGATGTGATTGCCGATGTCGAGACCTATGGTTTGAGTAATCGTCTACAAGAGGAAATCAATACCGTGTTGGCGACCATGGCCTGTCATGGCTCGGTGCGTGCTAACAGGGAGTTGAGTCTCACCGAGATGAATGTCCTGTTGCGTGATATGGAACGCACGGAACGCAGTGGGCAATGTAATCATGGGCGGCCAACCTGGGTGCAGCTGGATATGAAGGCACTGGATAATCTGTTTATGCGGGGTCGTTAGTGGCGGTATCTGTGAGTTTGCCGCCAGCCATCTTGCTGATGGGGCCAACCGCCTCGGGTAAGACGGCGCTGGCGGTTGAGCTTTGCAAACACTTTCCTTGTGACATTATTAGCGTTGATTCTGCACTGGTTTATCGGGGGATGGATATTGGCACCGCCAAGCCGGATGCGACCTTGTTGCAGCAGGCCCCTCATCGTTTGATTGATATTCGAGAAGTTACTCAGCCCTATTCAGCGGCTGAATTTCGCGAAGATGCCTTGCGTGAGATGAAACAGATTGTGGCTGCCGGTCGGATTCCCTTGTTGGTCGGGGGGACGATGTTGTATTTCAGGACGCTGGAACAGGGAATCGCGGAGTTGCCTGCAGCAGATCCAGCGGTGCGTGCGCAGTTGGAGCAAGAAGCGTTAGCGTTGGGCTGGGATGTCATGCATCAGCGTTTGCAGCAGATTGACCCGGTTGCTGCACAACGTATCCACCCCAATGACCCCCAACGTATTCAACGGGCATTAGAGGTGCATGTTATTACCGGTAAGTCGATGACAGAGTGGTTTACGTTAGCCGACTCCAGCCCATCGCCTTATCGTTTTATCAAGCTGGTGTTGGCGCCTGAAAGTCGTACTGTTTTGCATGCACGTATTAGCGATCGTTTTGATGCTATGTTGGAACAAGGGTTTATCGAGGAGGTGCGTGACTTTTATCAACGCGAGGACGTGCATGCCAATCTGCCTGCCATGCGTGCGGTGGGTTATCGCCAGGCCTGGATGTATCTACAGGGGGAATATTCAATGGCCGAGTTGCGTGAGCGGGGTATTATTGCCACCCGGCAGTATGCTAAGCGACAACTCACCTGGTTGCGTAGCGAGGAGAATGCGCACTGGTTTGATAGCAGTGAAGGGGTTCCGGTGGAGCAGGTGATAGCGTTTATTGAGTCCCAAAGCGTTTGTTGAGTAAGGCAATGATTTCGGCTGATTCGTATAGCCACTGGATGTTTCCATCCTCTTCGATGCGCAGGCAAGGCACCTTGATCTCGCCGCCTCCTGTTTCGAGTTCCTGGCGATAGATAGATCCCTTACTGGCGTCGCGGTATTCCATCGGTAGATTCAGTTTGTAAATGGTACGACGGGTACGCACACAAAAAGGGCAGCGTTTGAATTGATACAGGCTCATCTTGCCGACTTGTTGATCGATGAGCGCCTGATCTGCATTGTTACGCTTCTTTTTTCGAGGCAGGGTAACAAAATTGATGATGACGATGAGTTGGCCGAGACCTTCCCGGAGGATTTTTAATAACATTTTGATCACACTTATTCTAACGAGTTAGAGTGTAACACGCTGTCTGGATGTTGGGCAGAGGTTTCTTGATTGATATTTTAATCAAAGGGGCTGTTAATAATTAGAATTTGTATGCTACACTCTGCTTTTAATGTGTGTCGTGCCTTGGTGTTGAGTCAGTGATTGGCGGAACTTACGGCACACGTTGGTGTATAGTAATAACAGTTGACAGTATAACTAACAATTTTCAGGAGAGATAACATGTCAAAAGGTCAGTCCCTGCAAGACCCTTTTTTGAATGCCTTGCGTCGTGAACGGATACCCGTATCGATTTTTTTGGTGAATGGTATTAAGTTACAGGGTCAGATTGAATCTTTCGACCAGTTTGTTGTGTTGTTAAAGAATAATGTCAGTCAGATGGTTTACAAACATGCGATTTCGACGGTAGTACCTGCGCGTAATGTGCGTATGCCGACGACCCATGAGGATGACGATGCCGATGCCGCCCCTTCTCCGGGTAATGTCTAGAGATCACCGCATACTATTGGTTTCTTGTATAACGCTCTTGTTCCGATCAGAGGATTATTCTTTTGTTTGAACGTCCCCGTAATGGGGATCGAGCTGTTCTTGTTTGCCTCATTTTTCCAAACGACGATACGGGTGATGATTCATCCGAGTTTTCCGAGTTAGCGCGTGCCGCTGGTGCCGATCCAGTGGCTCATATCTCCGGGCGCAGGCAACGTCCTGATCCACACCTTTTTGTTGGTCGGGGTAAGGCGGATGAGATTCGTGAGCAACTGGATGCTAACGATGCCGATCTGGTATTGTTTGATCATATTCTGTCGCCTAGTCAGGAACGCAATCTGGAACAGTATCTCAAGTGTCGAGTGCTGGATAGAACCACACTGATTCTTGATATCTTTGCGCAACGTGCGCGTTCATTTGAAGGTAAATTACAAGTTGAGTTAGCGCAATTGCGTCACCTTTCCACCCGTCTGGTGCGAGGTTGGACTCATCTGGAACGGCAGAAGGGCGGTATTGGTCTGCGTGGGCCGGGTGAAACCCAGTTAGAGACTGATCGTCGTTTGTTGAGTGCGCGTATTAAAACGCTGCGTAAACGCCTGGATAAGGTCCAACGTCAACGGCAACAGAGTCGGCGTGGGCGACGGGAAGTGCCAGTGGTCTCTTTGGTCGGTTATACCAATGCGGGTAAATCAACCTTATTTAATGCCTTGACCGGGGCTGAAGTGTTTGCCGCTGATCAGTTGTTTGCGACCCTCGATCCAACCATGCGTCGCCTGAATCTGAGGGGAGTGGGTGAAGTCGTGTTTGCCGATACCGTCGGTTTTATCCGGGATTTGCCTCATGATCTGGTGGCCGCTTTTCGATCCACACTGGATGAGACGCGTGAGGCAGATTTATTGCTGCATGTGATTGATGCCAGTGATCCTGAACGCAGTGAGCATATTGCTCAGGTACAGGAGGTGCTGGATGAGATTGATGCCGGTGATGTCCCTCAGTTGCAGGTCTATAACAAGATTGATTTGCTGGCGCATGATTGCCAGCCCCGGATGGAGTGCGATGAGGATGGTTTGCCGTTGCGTGTATGGCTTTCAGCTCAGCAAGAGCAAGGCTTTGAGGTCCTGCTTGAGGCATTGACCCGGTTCTTTAGCGAAGGTCAGGTGCAGGGCTGGTTGCAGGTGCCATTGACCGCAGGGCGTTTACGGGCACATCTGTATACCGCCTCAGCTATTTTGGATGAACGGGAACTGAAACAGGGTGGTTGGTGTCTCAAGGTTCGTATGTTACAACATGAGCTGGAACAATTGTGCCTAAAGAACGGGGTTGATAGTGAATTGTATCCCGAAATACCCGAGGTAAACCTTGCAGATAGCGTGCAAGCCTCTTAGAATTAGCACAAATCAGCATTAGCATAACTAATTGTAAAAAAACTGGAGTTAATAATGGCTTGGAATGAGCCGGGTAATAAAAACCCATGGGGAGATGGTGGCAATAATCAGTCACCCCCCGATCTTGATGAAGTGTTGCGTAAGTTACAAAAGCGCATGAGTGGACTATTTGGTGGTGGATCAGGTAAAGGTTCTGGTTCCTCTCCTGCGATTATGGGGTGGTTATTCCCGGTGATTGCGGTGGTCTGGTTGTTGTCGGGGATTTATATTGTCGATGAAGGCAAACGTGGTGTCATTCTGCGTTTTGGTGAATTTATTGAATCCACCATGCCAGGGCCTCATTGGCGTGTGCCCTATCCGGTTGAGACGGTCAAGCTGGTCGATGTGGAACAGCGTCGTTTTGTCGAAGTGGGTTATCGTTCTTCGGGTGGACGTAATCAGTCGACAGTGACTGTGGCGCGGGAATCGCTGATGTTGACCAATGATGAGAATATTGTCAGCGTACAGATGGCAGTGCAATATCAGGTCAAGAATGCGCGTGATTATCTGTTTAATGTGCGTAATCCGGATGATACCCTGAAGCAGGCAACTGAGAGTGCCTTGCGTGAGGTGATTGGTAAGAGCAATATGGATTTTGTCCTGACCGAGGGACGTAGCGAAGTTGCTGCCCGGGTGAAACAGTTGATTCAGGATATTCTGGATCAATACAATACGGGTCTGTTGGTTACCACGGCCAATCTGTTGGATGCACAGCCGCCGGAAGAAGTGCAGGCGGCCTTTGCCGATGCTATTAAGGCGCGTGAGGATGAACAACGCTTGAAGAATGAGGCTGAAACCTATTCCAATGGTGTTATTCCCAAGGCGCGTGGTATGGCTGCACGTCAGATGGAAGAAGCTAATGCCTATAAAGAACGTGTGATTGCACAGGCTGAAGGTGAGACCAGTCGTTTCATCAAGATGTATGATGAGTACAAGAAAGCACCGGAGGTGACGCGCAAGCGTTTGTATCTGGATACCATGGAGTCGGTGTTGACGCGTAGCACCAAGGTTACCGTGGATATGAGTAATAATAATAGTTTGATGTACCTGCCGTTGGATAAGTTGTTTAGTGGTGGTTCTACACGCACATTAACACCACAAAATATTCAATCTAAGGCTACCAGACTTCTTAATAGCCGTGGAGGCAAGATGAGTGAACGAGTTGATCAACGTCGTGGTGATGGGCGACAGGTACGGGAGTCACGATAATGGCTAAATTAACAACAGTAGGAAGCATTGCACTGATCCTGGCTTTACTGGTGGGTGCCTTTTCCACCTTTAGCGTTAATGAATGGGAACGTGCAATCCTGTTCCGTTTGGGTGAGATTCGATCGGTTGATTTCAAGCCGGGTCTGCATTTCAAGTGGCCCTTCGTGAATAATATCCGCAAGTTTGACGCCCGTGTGCTGACGTTGGATGTGAATCCGGAGCGTTTTCTGACGCAGGAAAAGAAGAACGTGATCGTTGATTCTTTTGTTAAGTGGAAGATTGATAATCTGGCTCGTTATTACACCGCAGTGTTGGGTGACGAGGCACATGCCCGCTTGCGTTTGGAGCAGATTATTAAGGATGGTATGCGCAGTGAATTTGGTAAACGGACTATTCGTGAGGTGGTCTCCGGTGAGCGTGCCGAGTTGCGTGATATTCTAACTAAAAGTGCTAATGAGCAGTCGAAAGAGATAGGTATTACGGTGGTTGATGTGCGAATCAAGCGAGTGGATCTACCTGAAGAGGTGAGTAACTCGGTGTTCCGTCGTATGGATGCAGAACGTGCCAGGGTTGCCAAGGATTTCCGTTCACGCGGTTTTGAGGCAGCGGAGAAGATTCGTGCCGATGCCGATCGTCAGCGTGAGGTGTTACAGGCCGAGGCCTATCGTGATGCCGAAAGAATACGGGGTGAGGGTGATGGACGTGCAGCAGCAATCTATGCTGAATCCTATGGTAAGGATCCTGAGTTTTATGCCTTTTATCGCAGTCTGGGTGCCTATCGTCGCGCCTTTAATAGCCCTGATAATCTATTGGTGCTGGAACCCGATGCTGAGTTCTTCCAGTATTTTAAGGATTCTAACGGGCGTCGTTGATTTTGATGAATTTCGATGTGGAGTGAATTGCTGACGGCGGTTGCCCTGGTTCTGGTGATTGAGGGCTTTATGCCGTTTTTAAATCCGGCGGCTCTGCGCAAGACCTTAATGGCGATGATTCAGATGGACGATAAAAAAATGCGCTTGATGGGTCTGACTAGTATGATAGCCGGTGTGATTTTACTCTACGCTGTTCATTAATTGAAAGCGATTATATGTGAATGAAGATAATGAACCAAGAACGCTGGTTACTTCCTGACGGTATTGAAGAAATACTGCCCCCTGATTCATGGGTGGTTGAGAGTCTGCGTCGTGAATTGTTGGATCTTTACAAAAGCTGGGGCTATGACCTGATTATGCCGCCACTGGTTGAGTATCTGGAGTCTTTGTTGACGGGCAGTGGCGCGGATCTTGATCTCAAGACCTTTAAACTGATTGACCAGCAAAGTGGTCGCATGATGGGTGTGCGTGCCGATATAACACCTCAGGCGGCACGTATTGATGCACATAAGCTGCGCCGTAATGCGCCAGTGCGTCTTTGTTATCTGGATGCCGTGTTGCATACTTGTTCGGAGGGATTTGCCTCATCGAGAAGTCCCTTGCAGGTCGGTGCCGAGTTATTTGGGCACTCAGGCATTGATAGTGATGTCGAGGTTCTTTGTCTGATGCTTGAGACGCTGAAAAAAACAGGTGTCAAGGATGTTCATGTTGATCTGGGTCATGTGGGTATCTTTCGGGCATTGGCACAGGATGCAGGCTTAAGTGAGACGCAGGAGACACGCCTGTTCGATGCTATGCAACGTAAGGCTCTGCCGGAGATCGCTGAACAACTGAGTTCTTTGAATCTGGATGAAAAGGGTCAGCAATGTTTATCCCGTTTATCACGTCTGGCCTGTTTACACGGTGATGAGAGCGTTTTGGTTGAAGCGCATCAATTATTAGATGATGCGGGTGAGGCGGTGTGTGCGGCATTGCATAATCTGGAACAGATTGCCGTCCTGGTTAAGCAACGTGTACCCGATGTTACCCTGTTTTTTGATCTGGCAGAGTTACGTGGTTATGCCTTTCATACAGGTGTTGTTTTTGCTGCTTTTGTGGCCGGTTCCGGGCAGGAATTGGCGCGTGGTGGGCGTTATGACGATATTGGCGGGGTGTTTGGTCGCTCCCGCTCAGCGACGGGCTTTAGTGCCGATCTCAAGGTCTTGCTGAGGGTCGCTGCGGTCGAACAAGCGAATATGTGTGATGGTATTCTTGCACCGGCAGGCCACGATATTGATTTATTGCAGACCATACAGGATTTAAGGTGTTCCGGAGAACGGGTGGTGTGTGCGCTGGCTGAGTCAGAGGATACGACAGTAATGTGTTGTGATCGGGTACTGGAACAGCAGAATGGTCAGTGGGTAGTTGTAAAACTTTAGCTAAAAAACAAAAAAGAGAAGTGATATGGGTAAGAATGTTGTAGTAATTGGTACGCAATGGGGTGATGAAGGCAAGGGTAAGGTTGTTGACTTGCTAACAGATCGTGCCTCAGCCGTTGTGCGTTTTCAAGGCGGACATAATGCAGGACATACCCTGGTTATTGATGGCGAAAAGACCGTGCTGCATCTGATTCCCTCTGGTGTTTTACGTGAGGGTGTGCAATGCCTGATTGGTAATGGTGTCGTGCTTTCGCCGCAGGCTCTGCTGGAAGAAATGGATATGTTGGAGAGCAATGGCGTACCCGCTAGTGAACGCATTAAAATTAGTGAGGCGTGTCCGTTAATTATGCCTTACCATGTGGCGCTAGATCAGGCGCGCGAGATTGCCCGTGGTAAAAAAGCTATTGGTACCACCGGGCGTGGTATTGGCCCTGCCTATGAAGATAAAGTATCACGTCGTGGTCTGCGTTTGGGTGATTTATTTAATCCAGAACGCTTTAGTAGCAAGTTGAGCGAGGTTCTGGATTACCATAATTTCTCACTGCAACATTATTTCAAACAACCCACGGTTGATGTGCAAAAGGTGCTGGATGAAGGTCTGGCGATGGCGGAGCGGTTAAGACCGATGGTGGGTGATGTGCCGGAGATCCTGTATCAGTGCCAGAAGCGTGGCGAGAGTGTGTTATTTGAAGGCGCTCAGGGGACCTTGCTGGATATTGATCATGGTACTTATCCTTTTGTAACTTCATCCACGACAACAGCAGGTGGTGCAGCCAGTGGTAGTGGCGTCGGCCCTGCTGTACTGGATTATATTCTGGGTATAACCAAGGCCTATACCACGCGTGTGGGTGCCGGGCCTTTCCCGACCGAGTTATTTGATGACGTGGGTGAATATCTGGGTACCAAGGGTAATGAGTTTGGTGCAACAACCGGCCGTTCACGTCGTTGTGGTTGGTTTGATGCCGTTGCCCTGCGCCGCGCTAATCAGATTAATAGTCTGACCGGTTTGTGTATTACCAAGCTGGATGTGCTGGATGGTCTGGATACGCTGAAGATCTGTGTTGCCTACAAGAGTATCAGTGATGGTAGTGATCGTGTTACGCCACCGATTGGTGCCGAAGAATTTGCTGATTGCGAACCCGTGTATGAAGAAATGCCAGGCTGGCAGGAATCAACCGCAGGTCTGCAGGATTATGATGCCCTGCCTGCCAATGCCAAAGCCTATCTGAAACGCCTGGAAGAGGTGGTTGAGGTACCAGTGGATATGATCTCAACCGGACCAGATCGTAACGATAATATTATTCTAAGACATCCCTACGAATAGCCTATACCCGACCTAATGCCTCTCTGATTTTCTCATCATCAAGCATTTCAAAGTCCTGCCGGTTAAAAGTAACAAAGTTCCCACTTAACTCATACCATGACAGACCACTGGTCCAGACGGGTTGCGGGTAATCACCCTGCATCTTACGCGCCATAATGTAGATTGATCCATGCTGATAAATCAGGTTGTGCGCCTGGTTGTTATCCTGTAATTGTTGAATGACACGCCATGCCTGTTCGGCAGAATCAATGCGCTGGCAATCACAGGGATATTCCTCATTACCCCCATTATGTTGCCAGCGTGAATGCGTGACAGGCAGGTCACGTTCGCTGGTAAATAAATGGAAATGAAGATGATTGATCGAGGCCAATGCACCCAGTGAGTTAAAGGCGAGACCGGTGCCAGGGATATCCTGGTTGATCTGCTGGCTGATTTGCCAAGCGTAATGATGGTAGTCCTCAGTGAGTTGTTGTGGCAGGCATTGTTCGCGTTCTGGCAGCAACAATAAGTGGTAATCGATAAAGGGAAACTTGTTGTAGTACAGAGTGATATCCTTGTTGGCGAGTTGTCCTGTCCAGAACGCCTCTTTTTGTAAAAAAGTTTTGTTAAAGTGAAAGGCATCCGGGTTAAAGGGCTGGTGAATCTGCTGTATCCGTTGTTGGCTACTGCGTGCCGGGCGCAGGGCACGTAGAGGGTTGAATTGAATGTTCCATTGTGCTGGTTGTCGCCATTCAGTGACTTGCAGGTCAGGGAATTTGATGCAGACCATTTTTAGAAAGACGATCAGATCATCGTCCGCTACATCAACAGGTTTGCCTTCTTTCAAGGCAAGGCATAAATCCTCCTGATAATGATTAAAGGCCTGTTGCAAGCGGGGGCGCATTTCCGCGAAGATAAGTGGGTCAAAGCTGGCATTGGCACAGGCAAGGATGTAGGTGCCTAGTCCTGGAATATCAAGAATTCGATTAAGACCGGATAAAAAGTCCTGTTTATAGCTCTGAGCGGATGTGTAAAAATTTGTTGGCATGATGTGGTTACTATGTTGATACGGATATGGGGTATTGTGCCAGATTATATCCTTGCGGAATATGGTGGATATATGAAGGTAACAAGTTATACTTTGAGCATGTATTGTGCCTGGAGGAAATGGAATCAATGTCTTGTATGAAAATCCTGTTGGTTGATGATGCCATGACGGATCGTTTCGTTATGACAACTTATCTGGAGAAGATGGGGCATGATGTGCTCACCTGTAGTAACGGACAGGAGGCAGTAGCGGTTTATCAAAGTGAAGAGCTTGATCTGGTCTTTATGGATGTCATGATGCCGGTTATGGATGGTTATGAGGCAGCAAGAACGATTCGTGATTGTTCAGATGATTGGATTCCGATTATCTTTTTAAGTGGTCGGGCAGAGCCGGATGATATTGCCAAGGGTATTGATGCGGGCGGCGATGACTATCTATTCAAGCCGATCAGTTATGTCGTACTGGAGGCGAAAATCAAGGCGATGCAACGGATAGCAACGATGCGTCATAACCTGTTGCAGGTGTCCGGTGAACTGGAAAAAGCGAATAAGGCGTTGCAGCATCTGGCAAATATTGATGGCTTGACGGGGCTGTCTAATCGTCGGCACATGGATGACTTTTTGCAGTTCGAGATTGCCCGGGGGCTCCGTTATCAACAACCGTTGACTGTGATCCTGGCGGATGTTGATTATTTCAAGCGTTATAACGATCACTATGGACATCTTGCCGGTGATGATTGCCTGAAAGATATTGCTTCAGCACTGACTTCAGTGTGTCAGCGTGATACGGATATGGTTGCGCGTTATGGTGGTGAAGAGTTTGTTGTTATTTTATCCAATACCCCTCTTGAGCAAGGGCGCTTATTGGCAGAGCGTTTACGCCAGGAGATTATTAATCGTGATATACCCTATGTCGACCATGATGGCTCTGATGTGTGTACCTTGAGTCTAGGGGTTTATAGTGCGCTGCCTGATGCCACAATGAATGCGGAGATGTTTCTACAGCAGGCTGATTTTTCCTTGTATAAGGCAAAAAAGGGTGGGCGTAACCAGGTCGTGGTTAGTTCAATTAATAAATAAAACAAGCCCCGAAAAACGGGGTGTTTTTATTGATATGGCGGAGAAGGAGGGATTATTCGGCTACGCCTCACCCCTGCGGGGCCGATCCGCTTCGCTACCCGTTCTGCGCGCCCTGCTGGGCGCTGGTCAAACCCTTTTATAGAACGGGTTCGACCCCCTCTTTTTATTGAATATGGTGGAGAAGGAGGGATTCGAACCCTCGATACGTTGCCGTATACACACTTTCCAGGCGTGCGCCTTCGGCCGCTCGGCCACCTCTCCATGCCCTGAATACGCTACCGCGTAGATTACTCAGGTGGCGCGTATTATATAGGGGTCATCTATATTTATCCAGACTGTATCGATAAAACGAAAAATCAGTATTTATGCCGTCTTTTGCGTTTTTTGTGATTTTATTTTGCATTTTTAATGAAAAAAACTTGCAGAAACGCAAATAAGTTCTATCCTGATACTTGAATGTGCGATTTAATTTAGTCAGTCAGTTAATTGGAAGAGGGTATCTATGGAAATTAAATCTTATTTAACGCCGGGGCAAGTGGCTCAATTATTGATGGTGTCTCCTGCTGCGGTGCGTCGTTGGGCCTCGGAAGGTGATCTGAACTCAATGACTACTCCGGGTGGGCATCGTCGTTTTTTCATGGAAGAGGTTGAGCGCTTTGCGGCTATGCGCAATATGGCATTACATCAATCGGGTAAGAAAAAAATACGGGTATTGATTATTGATGATGATATTCAGTTCTCGGGTTATCTCAACGCCTTGTTATCGGGTTTCTCTAAGTATGTACAAGTCAGGGTTGCTAATGATGGTTTTCATGCGGGGTTTAAGGTCTGTGAATTCACCCCGGATATTGTTTTACTCGATCTTATGATGCCGGGGATGGATGGTTTTGAGGTTTGTCGTTTACTGAAGGCGACAAAAGATACAGCCAATATTCGTATTATTGCCATTAGTGGTTATTTCTCAAAGAAAAGTGCAGAGGATATTGTTGCTATGGGTGCAGAAGCCTGTCTGGAAAAACCTCTGGATAAAGGTAAGCTTCTGGATTTGTTGGGTTTACAGCAGTCGTCGTTAGCCATGTAATTTTATTAAAGGTGATTCTTTTGTTTACGGAATATAAAGATCGGTTTGGAGTGCATCTGGGCGCTGTATCAGGCCTTGTGATGTCGGGTTTTGTTGTATTGGGTATTAACCTGATACTGCTTGTTTGGGAACAAGCGCCTGTGTTTTATGGATCCTTGTTGGTGTTGGGTATGTTGTTGTGGGCAATGGCTAGCGGGTTATTGTATAAGGGATTATCTGAAAACCTGGTGAGATTGCAACGGGATGAAAAAGTTGATGAATCTCTGGCGAA
It includes:
- the mutL gene encoding DNA mismatch repair endonuclease MutL, which encodes MPIQQLPIQLINQIAAGEVVERPASVVKELLENSLDAGASKIEVDVELGGKRLIRVRDNGCGISRDELSLALSRHATSKIANLEELECVTSLGFRGEALPSIASVADFSMQSSTEDMDSGWQIRDDGGDNKSELSPVARVDGSIVEVRDLFFNVPARRKFLRADNTEFKHLEGVMRRMALSRFDVEFQLRHNQKVIWRLPRAMDQRQAQARIATLCGKPFIEHAITIEQEAAGLKLSGWIALPEFSRSQQDLQFFFVNGRMVRDKLIVHAIRQAYRDVLYHGRHSAFVLFLQLDPSTVDVNVHPAKSEVRFRESRMVHDFLFSSLHRALAQVRPGEVKVAETQGESSQYSASPASANTNSWSANQQRNMPLRDVAGVMDSYAGLYALEKDTQTAMPMVSDEDQDAPLGYAIAQLHGVFILAQNSQGLVVVDMHAAHERITYEGMKQAWGGSGLVAQPLLVPVSMNVSTREADLVEAHAEVFNQLGLEVDRMAPDALLVRRVPVLLQGADAQQLVMDVIADVETYGLSNRLQEEINTVLATMACHGSVRANRELSLTEMNVLLRDMERTERSGQCNHGRPTWVQLDMKALDNLFMRGR
- the miaA gene encoding tRNA (adenosine(37)-N6)-dimethylallyltransferase MiaA, which codes for MGPTASGKTALAVELCKHFPCDIISVDSALVYRGMDIGTAKPDATLLQQAPHRLIDIREVTQPYSAAEFREDALREMKQIVAAGRIPLLVGGTMLYFRTLEQGIAELPAADPAVRAQLEQEALALGWDVMHQRLQQIDPVAAQRIHPNDPQRIQRALEVHVITGKSMTEWFTLADSSPSPYRFIKLVLAPESRTVLHARISDRFDAMLEQGFIEEVRDFYQREDVHANLPAMRAVGYRQAWMYLQGEYSMAELRERGIIATRQYAKRQLTWLRSEENAHWFDSSEGVPVEQVIAFIESQSVC
- a CDS encoding glutaredoxin yields the protein MLLKILREGLGQLIVIINFVTLPRKKKRNNADQALIDQQVGKMSLYQFKRCPFCVRTRRTIYKLNLPMEYRDASKGSIYRQELETGGGEIKVPCLRIEEDGNIQWLYESAEIIALLNKRFGTQ
- the hfq gene encoding RNA chaperone Hfq, with product MSKGQSLQDPFLNALRRERIPVSIFLVNGIKLQGQIESFDQFVVLLKNNVSQMVYKHAISTVVPARNVRMPTTHEDDDADAAPSPGNV
- the hflX gene encoding GTPase HflX; this translates as MFERPRNGDRAVLVCLIFPNDDTGDDSSEFSELARAAGADPVAHISGRRQRPDPHLFVGRGKADEIREQLDANDADLVLFDHILSPSQERNLEQYLKCRVLDRTTLILDIFAQRARSFEGKLQVELAQLRHLSTRLVRGWTHLERQKGGIGLRGPGETQLETDRRLLSARIKTLRKRLDKVQRQRQQSRRGRREVPVVSLVGYTNAGKSTLFNALTGAEVFAADQLFATLDPTMRRLNLRGVGEVVFADTVGFIRDLPHDLVAAFRSTLDETREADLLLHVIDASDPERSEHIAQVQEVLDEIDAGDVPQLQVYNKIDLLAHDCQPRMECDEDGLPLRVWLSAQQEQGFEVLLEALTRFFSEGQVQGWLQVPLTAGRLRAHLYTASAILDERELKQGGWCLKVRMLQHELEQLCLKNGVDSELYPEIPEVNLADSVQAS
- the hflK gene encoding FtsH protease activity modulator HflK, yielding MAWNEPGNKNPWGDGGNNQSPPDLDEVLRKLQKRMSGLFGGGSGKGSGSSPAIMGWLFPVIAVVWLLSGIYIVDEGKRGVILRFGEFIESTMPGPHWRVPYPVETVKLVDVEQRRFVEVGYRSSGGRNQSTVTVARESLMLTNDENIVSVQMAVQYQVKNARDYLFNVRNPDDTLKQATESALREVIGKSNMDFVLTEGRSEVAARVKQLIQDILDQYNTGLLVTTANLLDAQPPEEVQAAFADAIKAREDEQRLKNEAETYSNGVIPKARGMAARQMEEANAYKERVIAQAEGETSRFIKMYDEYKKAPEVTRKRLYLDTMESVLTRSTKVTVDMSNNNSLMYLPLDKLFSGGSTRTLTPQNIQSKATRLLNSRGGKMSERVDQRRGDGRQVRESR
- the hflC gene encoding protease modulator HflC; this encodes MAKLTTVGSIALILALLVGAFSTFSVNEWERAILFRLGEIRSVDFKPGLHFKWPFVNNIRKFDARVLTLDVNPERFLTQEKKNVIVDSFVKWKIDNLARYYTAVLGDEAHARLRLEQIIKDGMRSEFGKRTIREVVSGERAELRDILTKSANEQSKEIGITVVDVRIKRVDLPEEVSNSVFRRMDAERARVAKDFRSRGFEAAEKIRADADRQREVLQAEAYRDAERIRGEGDGRAAAIYAESYGKDPEFYAFYRSLGAYRRAFNSPDNLLVLEPDAEFFQYFKDSNGRR
- a CDS encoding DUF2065 domain-containing protein; translation: MWSELLTAVALVLVIEGFMPFLNPAALRKTLMAMIQMDDKKMRLMGLTSMIAGVILLYAVH